A window of the Hordeum vulgare subsp. vulgare chromosome 5H, MorexV3_pseudomolecules_assembly, whole genome shotgun sequence genome harbors these coding sequences:
- the LOC123395805 gene encoding uncharacterized protein LOC123395805 isoform X1 has protein sequence MSTMEVRKPRQVARRFLARPQHEGAGAVVRRSIGRFELRYFDPFLVLDEFSASAPAGFPDHPHRGFETVTYMLEGAVTHEDFEGHRGTIKAGDVQWMTAGRGIVHSEMPAGPGTSKGLQLWGGAGVPGVPEQGHRVHGVGGRRRDGAGDRGAGHGRPVAGAHADTDHVPRLHGAAARRRARAAAGAGLVERVRVRAGGRGRVRGDGGPGGGGAPPAAARAGRRRRGGLEQVGQAAPVRARRRRAHRRARGAAGPLRDEHRGGDRRHRQRLRVLHQRVRKGQALEVAGHDRARARLGWKKEWQDKL, from the exons ATGTCGACGATGGAGGTGAGGAAGCCCCGGCAGGTGGCGAGGAGGTTCCTGGCGCGGCCGCAGCACGAGGGCGCCGGCGCCGTCGTCCGCCGCAGCATCGGAAGGTTCGAGCTGAGGTACTTCGACCCGTTCCTCGTCCTCGACGAGTTCTCAG CTTCTGCTCCGGCGGGGTTCCCTGACCACCCACACCGCGGCTTCGAGACCGTCACCTACATGCTCGAG GGAGCGGTGACGCACGAGGACTTCGAGGGTCACCGTGGCACGATCAAGGCCGGCGACGTGCAGTGGATGACGGCCGGCCGCGGCATCGTGCACTCCGAGATGCCCGCCGGCCCCGGCACCTCCAAGGGCCTCCAGCTCTGG GGTGGAGCCGGGGTACCAGGAGTTCCAGAGCAAGGACATCGCGTCCACGGCGTCGGCGGACGGCGACGTGACGGTGCGGGTGATCGCGGGGCAGGCCATGGGCGCCCGGTCGCCGGTGCGCACGCGGACACCGACCATGTACCTCGACTTCACGGTGCGGCCGCACGCCGCCGCGCCCGTGCGGCAGCCGGTGCCGGCCTCGTGGAACGCGTTCGTGTACGTGCTGGAGGGCGAGGGCGTGTTCGGGGCGACGGCGGACCAGGCGGCGGGGGCGCACCACCTGCTGCTGCTCGggcagggcggcgacggcgtggaGGCTTGGAACAGGTCGGACAAGCCGCTCCGGTTCGTGCTCGTCGCCGGCGAGCCCATCGGCGAGCCCGTGGCGCAGCTGGGCCCCTTCGTGATGAACACCGAGGAGGAGATCGACGCCACCGTCAACGACTTCGAGTACTTCATCAACGGGTTCGAAAAGGCCAAGCATTGGAAGTCGCAGGCCATGATCGCGCTAGAGCTAGACTAGGGTGGAAGAAAGAATGGCAGGACAAACTGTGA
- the LOC123395805 gene encoding pirin-like protein At1g50590 isoform X2, whose protein sequence is MSTMEVRKPRQVARRFLARPQHEGAGAVVRRSIGRFELRYFDPFLVLDEFSASAPAGFPDHPHRGFETVTYMLEGAVTHEDFEGHRGTIKAGDVQWMTAGRGIVHSEMPAGPGTSKGLQLWVNLASKNKMVEPGYQEFQSKDIASTASADGDVTVRVIAGQAMGARSPVRTRTPTMYLDFTVRPHAAAPVRQPVPASWNAFVYVLEGEGVFGATADQAAGAHHLLLLGQGGDGVEAWNRSDKPLRFVLVAGEPIGEPVAQLGPFVMNTEEEIDATVNDFEYFINGFEKAKHWKSQAMIALELD, encoded by the exons ATGTCGACGATGGAGGTGAGGAAGCCCCGGCAGGTGGCGAGGAGGTTCCTGGCGCGGCCGCAGCACGAGGGCGCCGGCGCCGTCGTCCGCCGCAGCATCGGAAGGTTCGAGCTGAGGTACTTCGACCCGTTCCTCGTCCTCGACGAGTTCTCAG CTTCTGCTCCGGCGGGGTTCCCTGACCACCCACACCGCGGCTTCGAGACCGTCACCTACATGCTCGAG GGAGCGGTGACGCACGAGGACTTCGAGGGTCACCGTGGCACGATCAAGGCCGGCGACGTGCAGTGGATGACGGCCGGCCGCGGCATCGTGCACTCCGAGATGCCCGCCGGCCCCGGCACCTCCAAGGGCCTCCAGCTCTGGGTAAACCTCGCCTCCAAGAACAAAAT GGTGGAGCCGGGGTACCAGGAGTTCCAGAGCAAGGACATCGCGTCCACGGCGTCGGCGGACGGCGACGTGACGGTGCGGGTGATCGCGGGGCAGGCCATGGGCGCCCGGTCGCCGGTGCGCACGCGGACACCGACCATGTACCTCGACTTCACGGTGCGGCCGCACGCCGCCGCGCCCGTGCGGCAGCCGGTGCCGGCCTCGTGGAACGCGTTCGTGTACGTGCTGGAGGGCGAGGGCGTGTTCGGGGCGACGGCGGACCAGGCGGCGGGGGCGCACCACCTGCTGCTGCTCGggcagggcggcgacggcgtggaGGCTTGGAACAGGTCGGACAAGCCGCTCCGGTTCGTGCTCGTCGCCGGCGAGCCCATCGGCGAGCCCGTGGCGCAGCTGGGCCCCTTCGTGATGAACACCGAGGAGGAGATCGACGCCACCGTCAACGACTTCGAGTACTTCATCAACGGGTTCGAAAAGGCCAAGCATTGGAAGTCGCAGGCCATGATCGCGCTAGAGCTAGACTAG